In the Desulfovibrio desulfuricans genome, one interval contains:
- a CDS encoding RNA-binding S4 domain-containing protein: MEFFHLRAGEEFIRLGQVLKAAGFVENGGQAKEVIQDGFVSVNGEVETRRGRKLYPNDVVSYEENELTVKQ, translated from the coding sequence ATGGAATTTTTTCATTTGAGAGCCGGAGAAGAATTTATCCGGCTCGGACAGGTTTTAAAAGCAGCCGGATTTGTTGAGAACGGCGGGCAGGCAAAAGAAGTAATACAAGACGGATTTGTCAGTGTAAACGGAGAAGTTGAGACGAGAAGAGGTCGTAAACTGTATCCGAACGACGTTGTATCTTACGAAGAAAATGAGTTGACGGTCAAACAATAA